GTAAGCTGATTACACGCTTAGAAAATGCGTTATCCGTTAAATTATTTGAGCGCACCACTCGAAAGTTGATCATTACGCAAGCAGGGCAGAAGGTGTATGACCAAAGTGTATTGATGGTTAATGCCGCTCAGCAAGCGGTTGAACTTTCAACGGAAGATCATGCTGAGCCCGCAGGTTCACTCACGGTTGCAGCCCCGGAAGCCTTTCTCAATTCAGTTCTCCAACCTTTCGTTGTACCTTTCCTCAAACAGTACCCGGAAATCCAACTCAAGCTACGAGCCGCTGATGGCAATATTGATCTGTTTAAGCATAATGTCGATGTAGCGTTCAAATTGACAGATAAACCTGATGAAAATTTGGTATTAAAAGAGATCGGAAAGACGAATCTAGTGCTCTGTGCCAGCCCGGATTACTTATCTCAAAAAGGGATTCCGGATCACCCAACAGAACTTGCAACTCATGACTGCCTGTATCTTGCTGAAACCGATAAAGATCATATTTGGGACTTTTTAAAAGATGATGAATTCCACACAGTATCAGTCACTGGCCGTTACGCGGTGAATCACTCTCAAATGCGCTTAAATGGTGTCAAGAATGGTTTAGGGATCGGTATTTTCCATGATTTTGTCATTAAAGATGCGATTTCTGAAGGGAGCGTAGTTCAGGTTCTTGATGACTGGACGATTAAGAGTAACTACCACGGTGCGATCGCAATGCAATACGCTCAAACTAAATATATGCCTGCTCGTTTGCGAGTCTTCATTGACTACGCAATCAATAACTTAACTCACAAGCTTTACATCGACCAACAGTAATCTCTCGTTCAGATTATGATAAAAACCTGAGTTCACTTTGCAGCGGTAAACTCAGGTTTGATGCCTTAGATTTAATCGAATCCGCTAGTTAAGTGCCGACTTTAACTGGCTTACACGCTGAAAGATAAGCCAGTCAATAATGAGCATAACAGCAATCGTTCCGCCCGCCATTGGCATTACCAACCCCAAAATAATGATGGTCACAATACCTGCCTTCCATAAGCCATCACTCTCAAAACGAGGTGGCGCACCGATTCTCATTTGTCCTGTCGGTCGACGGATCCACCACATGACACCCCCCGTAACAGCAATGACAATAAAAGCTAAGCAGAAAACCACATTCAAAATTTTATTCAATATACTGATGTCACCTTGATGAAGTGCAATACCTGCCGCCATTAATTTCGCGACTACGCTGTAATCATCCCAAGTCACATCCGCTAAGATTTTTCCTGAATATTGATCGATATGAGTCGTTCTATCGAGCCTTGGATCAGTAACATCTCCGCTCATGGTGTTTGCTGTTAAGGTGTAAACTCCGGTTTCTGAGCGCGGGAAATTCAATTTAAACTGCGTAAAACCTAACGCTTTGGCTTGGCTCAACAGTTGATCGATATTCACTGCTTGTAATTCCGCATGCGAGCCCAATTCATTACTGTCATTCTGGGCTAACATCGCACTGTGATCGTGAGATTCAGGCAACAATGTCTGTTCCAAATTCCATGGCACCTCCTCTTCACTACCATGATTCATGGAAGCATGAGTTAACGTTGACAGTGGTACATCATCCCACTTCTGTGCAGGAAAACTGCTCCATGGCTGAACAAATTTACTTCCCCACACGCCCGCCCAAGCTAATCCCGAAATTAGAAAAAGCAACATCACAATGGACAAGACACCACCAAGGTTCGCATGAAGATCACGCATAAAAATACGAGAACCACTTGCCCACCTTAAGGTCAGAAATCCGGCTTTGCTCGCGGCATCTCGTGGTAACCAAAGATAAATACCACTAACAAGTAGAACCACACTCAAACTCGCAGCAATTTCGATCAAGTAATCTCCCCAATCTCCTATTAATAAGGTGCCATGAATATCATTGGCAAGCTGATACCAGCTATCACTTCGATCTATACTTCCTAAAAGTTGCCCATTGAATGGATCAACCGTAATAAATCGTGTCTCTCCTGAATCAAATTTAATAGAGAAACGGTTAGCGAGATCAGGCGTTGGGGCGGGAATAAATTGCGTGACGACGGCCTCTGGATAGGCCGAAACCACCTTGTCTAACTGGGTCGATACCTTCAATCTTGTCTCTTGCGGTGTCACTTCAAGTTGTGTTTGATAACGATTAAATTCTATTTCATCATCAAAAAGCATGACTAAGCCAGTCAGGCTCAAAATCAACATAAATGGGATCACAAAAAGGCCAGCGTAAAAATGCCAACGCCAAGTTAAAAAGTAACGGGATTTTGAATCATTTTTCGCACGTGATGCATCCATGGGCGCAGCCGAAGCTTTATCGCTTTGCATTGTTTTTCCTTTCTTCCAAGCAAAGAAACCCGTCCACATCAATGGCGAGTTCATTCCTTGCTTACTTTGACTTTACTTCATACCAATTCAAACATAAGGCTTGATTGGTTCATTATTTTTATAGTGTTCAACAAATTTTCTAAGAAAGTATCGTCGGAGGGGCGCGAGGAACTTGCCATTGATAACGAACACTTAGAGCCAAAAAAGTGTATCGACTTTCAATAGCGAAACTCAATCGTTGGAGTAAAGGTGTGGTTGAAAGATCAATTTGATGGAAAGGGGAAAAATGACTAAATGGGCATGGTTTTCCGTTGTGAGTGTCCGCAGTTCCCTCTTCAATTTGTACTAACTCAAAACCATTGAGTGTACACAATGTTGCCCACACGCCAGCACTATTACCGTGAGCATTGATAACAGGCATCAGCGCAACTAAAACCCAACTCAGGGCAGTCGCTAGCAACATTGATCGATTAAAGATGGATAAGCGTTTCATTGGTTCACTCTATAGTTTCAGGGCAAGAGTATACAATCAAACAAAACTTATCAAAAAATCATAACACTATTTTAACCCAGTTCACGAAGTTGTATCTTTGTGAACCACATACAAAAACACTCTGCTGTAGAAGCAGAGTGCTTTAAATCGGCAAAGGCTTAGGATATCGAGAGGTGAGTAAAGCGGTACATTGCTTACTTGCTTGCTCACCCCTAGCTCAATTTAACCAAACAATCGGCTCCAAATGCTTGGGTTTCGCTTATCATGGTATTCAATTCTTAACTCATCAATCTGGCGTAGCGTTTTTTTAGCTTCTTCAAACTGACCTTGCTCGACTTGTAACTCCACATCACTCACCACGGAAGACAGTTTATTGAAGCCACTCATATAGAGCGCCTCTTTCTCTTTTGGATAACTGCCATTTTGGGAGATTTGAACCAACTCATCTAACCTTGCAAGGGGCGCTTTCATCTCTTCAATGCTTTCCGCTTCTGCTGCTTGATTAAACGCTAGACGCATCTTTTTCATTGTGGCGGTTAGATCGATACTTTCTGCCGCAACATTTCCCGCAAACAATAAGCAAGCCAATAGCAAAGACAATTGCTTCATTTTTATCTCCGATTCATTAATAGACAATTTCAAATTCATTTCTGTGCCGCGAGTGTATAGCAATTTGAGCCTAAATAGACACTCTTTATCCGTGACAATTTATGTCGACCTCTCAAAATAAAAAAGAGGCCAACCTATTCGTTGACCTCTTTCCACTGTGATTCTGTTGGCTTTCAATCTCTAATCAAAACTCGCCAAAGAGGCGTACTCTTCAATCTGGCTGCGACCACGTAATGCTAAAAATGAAAGGAATTGCTGAGGCGTATGAGTGATCACTTTTCGGCTATCCACACCGACTCTATCCAAAAGCTCGCTGACTAAATCTAACCGCCCCACGTCTTGACAGAAATGCGCATCACTTCCGCTGGTAATATAAGCACCGACATCTTTAGCCACTGTCGCAATGTCAAAGCAGCGATCCACACTGCCAACACGGCTATTACCTTTCAGCGTGGTGTTATTGATTTCTATCGCCACATTGTACTCTTTGGCACATTGGATGACGGCTTCAAAGTCAAAATCAAAATTAGGGTTTCCTAAGTGGCCTAAAGCATCGACTCTGCCGCCCTTGATGACATTGAGCAAGGCTTCGGTATGCGTCGCTTTATCTGCTGGTCGAAATACTGGTTCATGAAAACTGGCTATCGCCCAATCTAAATTCGAATCAACTGAGGGATGAACATCGATCTCGCCCTGAGTGTTCATAATGTTCGACTCTACACCACGAATAATCGCAACGTCTTCAATAAAGCGTGGCAACACTCTCTGATTGCTGAAAAACCAATAGTGTGGCGCTCCAGGCATCGATTCTGAATGGTCAGTGGTGCAAAACATCTTAAGTCCATGTTCACTTGCCGACTTAGCATTTTCAATCAGTGTGCTGTATGCGTGACCGCTTGCATAGGTATGAGTGTGTGTGTCAACTTGTAAGATCATTGCCCTGCCGTTCTAAGTAAGTAGAAGTGATAGTTAAAACTAGTTTAACAGCGAAGCCATAAATTGACAGTATTCAAACTTAGCTTTCACCTTTTTGTCACAAGTGCAGAATAGTTTTTCAGGCTTTAAAAACGTCAGCGCCTCACAATAATCCATTTTCAAGACTCTAAATTGGAAGCTTTTTTTGCATCATTCGTATATTGGTCAATAATTAAAATTGTCATTAGATACGGATTTCTTATGAAAAAACATCGCTACCCTTTGAGCATCCATATTACTAGTCTGTTTTTGGTGCTGACGACTATTGTAGGCATAGTCTTAATATCAATGAGTTACCGACACTCTCAAGAGCTTTTGTCAGGTACCGCTCATGATGTGAGCCAAGAGCATAGTCAAAAACTACGTTCGATATTCAAACAGAATATCGCCCCAGTGCTCACCACTATGAATTTTATGGCACTGACTTCGTTTATAAGCCATCAAGATGATACTGAAGAACAAAAACCGTGGTTGGAGTCAATTGATCTAGTATTCAAACAAAATAAAGGGCTAGTGGCTCTCTTTTATACCAATGAGAATGGTGATTTCACCCTCTTTCGCCCTTTGCCTACCCATAAAATTCGTACCCAATTCAACGCGCCTGCAAAAGCAACCATGTTAATTAATAACGCCTCACTTTCAGGTAAAAATGAATTTATTTATCTAGACGGGAACCATAATCAGATTGGTTACAGCAACACCGAAGACAATACCTTTGACCCTCGGATAAGACCTTGGTTTACCAATGCTCATATCGATGGAGAAATCAGACTCTCACAGCCCTACTCTTTTTATTTCTTAAAAACGAATGGCATCACACTTTCTAGACGCTCATCAAATGGTGTAAATGTCGTTGGTGCTGATTTCACTTTAGACTCTATCTCCGAACAGATAAGTGATTTGGCCTATTCTGATAATTCCAAATTGGCACTATTTGATGATCAATTTAACCTACTTGCTAGCCATCAACTGAATATTGATCACGAAACGGGTATGGCCAATCAGCAGCAAAGCTTAAGTCGTAGTGTTTTCTCGTCAATATTAGGAGAGCCTACAGAGGCATCTATCATTAAAACCGTCACTTACAATGTTAATAAATGGTCTTTAACCGTCACCCCGGTAAAGCTAACCGATCATGTCACTTTACTGCTTGCCGAAGCGACACCGCAAGACGATCTCTTAGCTGATCTGCTCTCAATGCGAGACAAACAGGTCACCGTTGCCATTTCAATGCTCATCGTCTGTTTTTGCATTGTCTGGTTAGTTGCCAACCGTCTGGCGCGTCCATTGCAGAACTTGGTATTACTCACCGATAACATTGCTCGTTTTAATTTTAAGAAAACCCGTTACCCGAAAAGTATGATCAAAGAGGTCGCCAACCTCACTCACTCAATCGAACTCATGGAGCATACCCTGCATGATCTCCTGAACTTGTTACGTGATACTGCCAGTAATCAAGATTTTGGTCTGCTCGCAAAAACCATCGCTCACCAAAGTTACTTAGTCACCAAAGCAGAAACGATCGTTCTCTTTATTCAATCGGATGAAGAGGATCAATTTTTAACCGCTGCGAACCATGCCATTATTCCTTTTAAAGCGGATATCAACGAATTTATTAAGGAGACACCATGGCTACATGCAAAACTCAAAGAGGGGGAAATCATCCATATCAATCGTGAGGACAACGCTCTGAAACAACACCAAGACACCATATTCAATAGTGACCTTTATCTTTTCCCATTATTGAATCGTGAAAAGCAACTTGTTGGCATTCTTGTTCTTGGTTACGAACGTTCAATCACCACTAGCCAGGCAGATAAACACGCGTTTCTACGCGAGTTGCTGAGTTTTGCTGAAATAGCCAAAGACAATATCGACCAAATGCAACAGCAAAAGGACATGCTAAATGCGTTTATCGAACTCATTGCCTCTGCGATAGATACTAAGTCCCCTTATACTGGCGGGCACTGCCAAAGAGTGCCTGAGCTAACTAAATGGTTAACGGAAGCTGCCGAAAAAGATAACCAATATTTCCCTCATTTTTCGATGGATGCCAAAGAGTGGGAAGAGCTGAACCTTGCCGCATGGCTACATGACTGCGGCAAAGTCACGACCCCAGAATACATTGTTGATAAAGCGACAAAACTTGAGACCATTTACGATCGAATACATGAAGTGCGCATGCGTTTCGAGCTGATCAAAATGCAGGCTGAAATTGAGTATTGGCAAGGCATAAGTCGCGGTGAGAATGCTGACCAACTCAAGTTAAAATTGCACCAGAAGCATAGAGAACTTGACGATGAATTCCTCTTTGTTGCCGAGTGCAATGTAGGCGGTGAGTTTATGGAAGACAGCAGTATTGAGCGTCTGCATAAGATAGCTCAACGCCAATGGAAGCGAACGCTTGACGATCAAGTCGGTATTTCGTGGATCGAAAGAGAGCGATGTGGAAATAGCGCGCCTCTTCCAACCATGGAGAACTTACTTGATGATAAGGTGACCCACAAAATCCCATGGCAAGAAGGCAATCGCCCACAAGACATTTGGCAAGAAGACTTCGTTCTTGAGCCGCCAGAGCTACGTTATGATCGTGGTGAACTGCATAATTTAACCATTCGTCGCGGCACTCTGACAGATGAAGAACGCTTCATGATCAATGACCATATTGTGCAAACACTCTCGATGCTTAAGCGACTGCCATATCCTGATAATCTAAAAAATATTCCTGATATCGCCAGCGGACACCACGAAAGAATGGATGGTAAAGGCTATCCGAGAGGCTTAAACGAAGAGCAACTTCCGCTCCAAGCACGAGTGATGGCAATCGCCGATGTGTTTGAAGCCTTAACGTCTAGTGACCGACCTTATAAGAAATCAAAAACACTGTCGGATTCCTTATCCATCATGACGGAGATGGCAACCTCCGGGCATATCGACCCTAAATTGTATGTCATCTTTCTAGAGCAAGAAATTGATCAGCAATATGCCGACGACTTCCTTGACCCGAAACAGCACTCTA
Above is a window of Vibrio cortegadensis DNA encoding:
- a CDS encoding LysR family transcriptional regulator; its protein translation is MINPKLISLLPDLASFILVVNEGSFTAAAKKLGATPSALSKLITRLENALSVKLFERTTRKLIITQAGQKVYDQSVLMVNAAQQAVELSTEDHAEPAGSLTVAAPEAFLNSVLQPFVVPFLKQYPEIQLKLRAADGNIDLFKHNVDVAFKLTDKPDENLVLKEIGKTNLVLCASPDYLSQKGIPDHPTELATHDCLYLAETDKDHIWDFLKDDEFHTVSVTGRYAVNHSQMRLNGVKNGLGIGIFHDFVIKDAISEGSVVQVLDDWTIKSNYHGAIAMQYAQTKYMPARLRVFIDYAINNLTHKLYIDQQ
- a CDS encoding PepSY-associated TM helix domain-containing protein encodes the protein MQSDKASAAPMDASRAKNDSKSRYFLTWRWHFYAGLFVIPFMLILSLTGLVMLFDDEIEFNRYQTQLEVTPQETRLKVSTQLDKVVSAYPEAVVTQFIPAPTPDLANRFSIKFDSGETRFITVDPFNGQLLGSIDRSDSWYQLANDIHGTLLIGDWGDYLIEIAASLSVVLLVSGIYLWLPRDAASKAGFLTLRWASGSRIFMRDLHANLGGVLSIVMLLFLISGLAWAGVWGSKFVQPWSSFPAQKWDDVPLSTLTHASMNHGSEEEVPWNLEQTLLPESHDHSAMLAQNDSNELGSHAELQAVNIDQLLSQAKALGFTQFKLNFPRSETGVYTLTANTMSGDVTDPRLDRTTHIDQYSGKILADVTWDDYSVVAKLMAAGIALHQGDISILNKILNVVFCLAFIVIAVTGGVMWWIRRPTGQMRIGAPPRFESDGLWKAGIVTIIILGLVMPMAGGTIAVMLIIDWLIFQRVSQLKSALN
- a CDS encoding cytochrome b562, which produces MKQLSLLLACLLFAGNVAAESIDLTATMKKMRLAFNQAAEAESIEEMKAPLARLDELVQISQNGSYPKEKEALYMSGFNKLSSVVSDVELQVEQGQFEEAKKTLRQIDELRIEYHDKRNPSIWSRLFG
- a CDS encoding phosphatase, with the translated sequence MILQVDTHTHTYASGHAYSTLIENAKSASEHGLKMFCTTDHSESMPGAPHYWFFSNQRVLPRFIEDVAIIRGVESNIMNTQGEIDVHPSVDSNLDWAIASFHEPVFRPADKATHTEALLNVIKGGRVDALGHLGNPNFDFDFEAVIQCAKEYNVAIEINNTTLKGNSRVGSVDRCFDIATVAKDVGAYITSGSDAHFCQDVGRLDLVSELLDRVGVDSRKVITHTPQQFLSFLALRGRSQIEEYASLASFD
- a CDS encoding HD domain-containing phosphohydrolase, with translation MKKHRYPLSIHITSLFLVLTTIVGIVLISMSYRHSQELLSGTAHDVSQEHSQKLRSIFKQNIAPVLTTMNFMALTSFISHQDDTEEQKPWLESIDLVFKQNKGLVALFYTNENGDFTLFRPLPTHKIRTQFNAPAKATMLINNASLSGKNEFIYLDGNHNQIGYSNTEDNTFDPRIRPWFTNAHIDGEIRLSQPYSFYFLKTNGITLSRRSSNGVNVVGADFTLDSISEQISDLAYSDNSKLALFDDQFNLLASHQLNIDHETGMANQQQSLSRSVFSSILGEPTEASIIKTVTYNVNKWSLTVTPVKLTDHVTLLLAEATPQDDLLADLLSMRDKQVTVAISMLIVCFCIVWLVANRLARPLQNLVLLTDNIARFNFKKTRYPKSMIKEVANLTHSIELMEHTLHDLLNLLRDTASNQDFGLLAKTIAHQSYLVTKAETIVLFIQSDEEDQFLTAANHAIIPFKADINEFIKETPWLHAKLKEGEIIHINREDNALKQHQDTIFNSDLYLFPLLNREKQLVGILVLGYERSITTSQADKHAFLRELLSFAEIAKDNIDQMQQQKDMLNAFIELIASAIDTKSPYTGGHCQRVPELTKWLTEAAEKDNQYFPHFSMDAKEWEELNLAAWLHDCGKVTTPEYIVDKATKLETIYDRIHEVRMRFELIKMQAEIEYWQGISRGENADQLKLKLHQKHRELDDEFLFVAECNVGGEFMEDSSIERLHKIAQRQWKRTLDDQVGISWIERERCGNSAPLPTMENLLDDKVTHKIPWQEGNRPQDIWQEDFVLEPPELRYDRGELHNLTIRRGTLTDEERFMINDHIVQTLSMLKRLPYPDNLKNIPDIASGHHERMDGKGYPRGLNEEQLPLQARVMAIADVFEALTSSDRPYKKSKTLSDSLSIMTEMATSGHIDPKLYVIFLEQEIDQQYADDFLDPKQHSKVDREHHLKLVKEYIRSQF